A DNA window from Pseudomonadota bacterium contains the following coding sequences:
- a CDS encoding DUF4065 domain-containing protein — translation MKTLSCPKGHGPMELKTVKKEMIFKGVDIVVEADVYLCPECGLEAGTPQSAGALQLSIADAYRVKQGFLTSNEIKELRKSRHLTQQQLAEIMNIGIASLKRWETGTVQSASMDNALRVHLQGSAQTNNFSGNREISLPRIKLVTRYLEALSRKKLLKKGDKLLFLAKYLWYADFVCFRQLGRGLTGASYAAITYGPQLNNYRDLIDLIKESDENKAEPLTDEELRVLDQVITKFPEEQIVYDAAHREKIWRETETGALISYSRAYELTEI, via the coding sequence ATGAAAACTTTGTCTTGCCCCAAGGGCCACGGGCCTATGGAGCTGAAGACCGTTAAAAAAGAGATGATTTTTAAAGGGGTTGATATAGTCGTTGAGGCTGATGTTTACCTGTGTCCTGAATGTGGTTTGGAAGCCGGGACGCCGCAATCGGCAGGTGCATTGCAGCTGTCTATTGCTGACGCTTATCGTGTCAAACAAGGTTTTTTAACCAGTAATGAGATTAAAGAGCTCCGAAAATCACGTCATTTGACTCAGCAGCAACTTGCTGAGATTATGAATATTGGGATTGCTAGCCTTAAACGCTGGGAAACCGGTACGGTTCAGAGTGCATCCATGGATAATGCCCTGCGTGTGCATCTTCAGGGGAGTGCTCAGACGAATAATTTTTCCGGGAATCGTGAAATATCCTTGCCGCGCATCAAATTAGTGACCAGGTATCTTGAGGCATTATCAAGAAAAAAGTTGTTAAAGAAAGGCGATAAGCTTTTATTTCTGGCTAAATATCTCTGGTACGCGGATTTTGTCTGTTTCCGGCAATTGGGCCGCGGCTTGACCGGGGCGTCATATGCCGCCATTACCTATGGCCCTCAGCTTAATAACTACAGGGATTTGATTGATCTTATAAAGGAATCAGATGAAAACAAGGCAGAACCTTTAACCGATGAAGAGCTGCGGGTATTGGATCAAGTTATTACGAAGTTTCCTGAAGAGCAGATAGTCTATGACGCCGCCCACCGTGAAAAAATATGGCGGGAAACCGAAACGGGAGCTTTGATATCATACTCTCGTGCCTATGAATTGACCGAGATTTAG